The sequence TTCGCCAAGACGTATTTCGATTGTACCAGAATCTTGCCCTGCAACTAAGTCGACGTCGTCTAAAACTTCAAATGTAACGTCTTCGTCGACAACTTTGGCTATGACAAATTCTTCTTCGGCTTCGTTGGCATCATCGTAATCAAAAAGACCTATATCTCCGCCCTTGTTTTTGTACTCGATATCTTCAACCTGTGTAACAGTGAGTTCGATATCGCCAAGATCAAGTTCGTCATGCCTTGACGCTATTTCTACAGGTAAATTATGGAATTCGATAGCTCCTTCGTAGTTGCGTTGACTGTACGTATCAGTAGTATCAATAACTCGGATTAACATTTCGTTTTCTTCTACTGCCAACACTTCTATTTGAACATAGTCTTCTTTTCCGCGTAAGCCACCACTTAATTGAATATGATTTTGAAGAGTACCAGGTTCGGAAGTGACTTTGTTGCTCTCATCTATTTCCCACTCGTCCCAGTATCTGTCGCCTTCGTTTAGAGCAAATTCTAAATTTTTGGCCTGAAGTTGAAGTAAAAATGCTCCGCCACCTGTGGTGCCACCATCTGTATCGTCATCTGGATCAAGATAAAAATCACCTTCCCAGTCTTTTCCGGTTGCAAAAAATTCGCCAGAAAATACATATTCTTGCTTCTCTTCTAATTCAAATACGCCGAGTTTGCCGCTACCATCAACAGCTACTTGCCCTTTGCTGTTTAAATTTATGTCTATAAGATCGCCACTAACTTCTGAATTTGAACTAAGTGTAAGTTTATTAGCAAAAATTTCGTCACCGTCTACTTTGATAGATGGAGATTTACCAGTAACTGTGAATGCCATAGGTACATATACACGAGAATCTAAATTTCTGTTCATATTTTGATAAATTTCAACAGCAAGAGTTTGGTCATTGTATCTATCTGGAGATATAGTAAACTCTTTTAGATATAGTTGGCCGTTTAGTGGATTGCTAGTAGCAGGATCGACGAAAGAAAAAGCGGTGTTGAAGCTGCCAGTATTGATGTTGCCCTCATTAGGCTTAATGATATGGGTAATCTCTTGAGGATTCACGTCTTTGATAGAAGTAAAATTGGGGCTTAATTGACTGCCGTTTTCTGTCAAATTTATATAAATAGGAACGCCATCGTTGTTTTTAGCTTCGGCGAAGAAATACGCTTCGTCAATAGATGTTGTCTTGTTTTCTGCATAGGTAGCGTTTGTTGCAGCATTATTGAGATAACGTTTTTTGGAAGCATAAGATGTAGATACATAAGAAGTATAGTTTCCATCTTCGTCAATAGCAAAAAGTCTGTTAGGTAACCCTCCCATTTCGGCAACATAGGAGCCATCGTTATCTGCTGAAATATCTTCTACTGCAAATACGGCGTTGGATGGAATTTGGATTGTGTCATCTTCTACTAAGGTATAGTCTTCCAAATCGACTTCCTCGTTGAAGGCATCGTTTCCTTTTGTTTCGGTATAATACGTAGAGGCGAATTCGATATCTGTACCTATTATCTCAAAAAATAATGGACTACGTGCACCATACAAGATATCGTTATTATTATTGTAGATAATTAAATTTGAAGCTTCGTTTTTTACTTGATAATCTTCTAATTTAATATACCAGTATTTATTATAGTTATCTTTGACTTGTGTGGTCATAGATTCTTTATTAACTGCTAAATTGATGGCACTGGTTGTAACTGGTATGGTTGTGGCTATAGTAGTTGCTGCTAAAACCATTGCTAATTTTTGCTTTAATTTCATGTAGAAATCCTCCTTGTGGTTTGCGATAATTCCAAAATGTAAAGCCAAAAGCTGTTTATTTTTTCGGTAGGCACAAGCTGTCAATGCGTTTATGTATTGCAATCACTTTTAGCTTTGTTTGGCTTTTATATTTATATGTAGTAGGCAGAAAAAAAATTATACCTAACTATACATGGAAGTATATTCTAATTATGATTAAAAGTCAACAAACAGGAATATTTTGTAATTTGCATGTAATATATACAAACTATATTATTGCTCGTAAAACCTTGACAATAATAAATTAATCTAATTTTAATAGTTTTGAAAAAAGATTTATGTTAAATTTGATGGTTATTGCAAGTAAGTAAAAAAAAATTTTATGAGTACAGTTATAATTGCATATTGATAGTGGGAATACTTATATATATAACTAATGAGGTGAGGTGTATTTTTGAAGCAATATAAAGATTTGGTTCAGTATATTATGGATAACGGAGTTTATAAGGAAGATAGAACAGGTGTAGGGACGATCAGTACATTTGGATATCAGATGCGCTTTAATTTAGCAGAGGGATTTCCGTTGGTGACTTTAAAGCGGACTTACTTTAAGGGGATTGCACATGAATTGCTATGGTTTTTGAGTGGAGATACAAATATAAAATATCTTGTGGATAAAAATGTTCATATTTGGGATGAATGGGCGGATGAAAACGGAGATTTGGGCCCAGTTTATGGAGCGCAATGGAGAAGCTTTTCGGGAGTTGATCAGATTGCACATGTAATAGAAGAAATTAAGTCTAATCCTGATTCTAGAAGGTTGATTGTAACTGCTTGGAATGTCCCAGAGATAGAAAAGATGGCGCTTCCGCCATGCCATATGTTTTTTCAATTTTATGTTGCAGAAGGAAAACTGTCGTGCCAGATGTACCAGCGTTCGGCAGATACGTTTTTGGGGGTGCCATTTAACATTGCGTCTTATTCTTTATTAGTGCACATGATAGCAGCTGTAACCGATTTAGAGGTGGGAGATTTTGTCCATACTATAGGGGATGCTCACATTTATACAAACCATTTGCAGCAAGTAAAGTTGATGCTAAAGCGAGAGCCTAAATCACTGCCCAAAATTCGAATATTGCGCAAAGTGGATTCAATTTTTGACTTTAGATATGAAGATTTTGAGTTGCTAGATTACAATCCGCATAAAGCGATCAAAGCTGAGGTGGCAGTGTGATAAAGATGATAGTTGCTGTATCGAAAAATGGACAAATAGGAATAGCAAATGAGCTGCCTTGGAATATAAAAGAAGATATGAACTACTTCAGAAAGATGACTACCGCCAAGACTGTGATAATGGGACGTAAAACCTTTAACAGTATAGGGCGCCCGCTGCCAAATCGCCGAAATATAGTGTTGACTACAAATACGGATTTGAAAATAGCAGGTGTCGAGGTGGTGACAAACTTTGCGGAAGCCCTGATCATTGCAAGAGAAGAAGATGCGTTTGTAATAGGTGGAGGTCAAATTTATGAGCTATTTATGCCATATGCAGAGGAGCTGTATATAACAGAAGTGGATGTCAACATTGATGGAGATGCTGCATTTCCGGAGTATCGCAACAAATTTGTGTGTGTAGAAACAATAGAAAAATCTGCCAATGACAGTAAATATAATTATAGGTTTACAAAATGGATTGCAGCTGATGAAGTGCCGGAGGGCCTATAGTAAACTTTGGAACTCTTTGCAAAAAGTAGTGAATAGCTCGTCTTCGGGTACTTTGCGGATGATTTGACCCTTTTTAAAAATAATTCCAGAGCCGTTTCCTCCCGCAATGCCGATGTCTGCCTCGCGCGCTTCACCAGGTCCGTTGACAATACAACCCATTACGGCTACTTTTAGATCTGCAGAAAAATTTTGCGTGTATGCTTCTACTTTATGAACAAGTTTGATTAGATCAAATTGTGTACGGCCGCAAGTGGGGCAAGAGATGATTTCGACCCCAAACTTACGGAGGTTTAGAGATTGGAGTATGGCCTTTGCGCACTTTATTTCTTGTATGGGGTCGTCGGAAAGTGAGACTCTGATGGTATTGCCGATGCCACGTGAGAGCAGGGCGCCGATGCCTATAGCAGATTTGACGGTGCCGTTGTAGAGTGTGCCGGCTTCTGTGATTCCTAGGTGTAGAGGATAGTTGTATTGTTTGGAGAATAGCTCGTATGCTGCTATACTTAGGGGAACATTGGAAGCTTTGAGAGAAACGCAGATGTCGGTAAAGTCGAGAGATTCGAGTAAATCAATATGATTTTTGGCACTGAGAACCATGGCCGTTGGTGAAACGCCGTATTGCTTAAGTAGATTTTTTTCGATAGAGCCAGAGTTGATGCCAATTCTGATGGGTATAGAATAATTTTGAGCCTTCTTGACGACCGCGGTAACGTTTTGAGGATTACTAATATTTCCTGGATTGAGTCTCAGCTTGTGTACCCCGTTTTCTATTGCAGATAGCGCAAGGCGGTAATCAAAATGAATATCGGCAACAACGGGGATCTCAACTGCTGGGATGATTTGCGATAGCGCATTGGCTGCAGCTTGATCGGGTACTGCAACACGAATTATTTCGCACCCAGCGGCTGTAAGTTCCTGGATTTGGTCGATTGTTGCGGGGATGTCGTGTGTTTTGGTGTTACACATCGATTGAATACTGATAGGATGGTTGCCTCCGATATAAACGTC is a genomic window of Candidatus Epulonipiscium viviparus containing:
- a CDS encoding copper amine oxidase N-terminal domain-containing protein, producing the protein MKLKQKLAMVLAATTIATTIPVTTSAINLAVNKESMTTQVKDNYNKYWYIKLEDYQVKNEASNLIIYNNNNDILYGARSPLFFEIIGTDIEFASTYYTETKGNDAFNEEVDLEDYTLVEDDTIQIPSNAVFAVEDISADNDGSYVAEMGGLPNRLFAIDEDGNYTSYVSTSYASKKRYLNNAATNATYAENKTTSIDEAYFFAEAKNNDGVPIYINLTENGSQLSPNFTSIKDVNPQEITHIIKPNEGNINTGSFNTAFSFVDPATSNPLNGQLYLKEFTISPDRYNDQTLAVEIYQNMNRNLDSRVYVPMAFTVTGKSPSIKVDGDEIFANKLTLSSNSEVSGDLIDINLNSKGQVAVDGSGKLGVFELEEKQEYVFSGEFFATGKDWEGDFYLDPDDDTDGGTTGGGAFLLQLQAKNLEFALNEGDRYWDEWEIDESNKVTSEPGTLQNHIQLSGGLRGKEDYVQIEVLAVEENEMLIRVIDTTDTYSQRNYEGAIEFHNLPVEIASRHDELDLGDIELTVTQVEDIEYKNKGGDIGLFDYDDANEAEEEFVIAKVVDEDVTFEVLDDVDLVAGQDSGTIEIRLGELIAGSIDSRDEFFISFINADIVSGSLENVEFHFDSGDLANDPDNILYEDDGEYILDLDAMYDELEKIGFLSGSNDQKEDDWHDILSELEFELEIEAQAGVSGTMQMVIESDNFKEEEISFAIGTVSPSFRVSAPPVLINLGVKDQSTGKITFTETDEEMFKDGTEIILAIEDLGSSNKTFDDADVYTDKNSGLDVDANFEDGLLVLEITDESDDGPGTITIENIVFDIWAGTPRGGYDLYIGGNAVEFSNSTYDQLYDDNDKDEDDIFDAFVDESDITVADYLTVGAEATEPETPKVVTVVDFRSGTTTVNGQRVSMTSRPYITPAGWSMIGVRDIATFFGIDEQQIAYGHDENNVMNVTITNGPIGAPGSTLVTVKHGSKILMVNGTPVIMGEPMTIGSDNRAYAPIRPIAEALGLTVDWNNATSTATFQN
- the ispG gene encoding flavodoxin-dependent (E)-4-hydroxy-3-methylbut-2-enyl-diphosphate synthase, whose protein sequence is MTKTIKVKDVYIGGNHPISIQSMCNTKTHDIPATIDQIQELTAAGCEIIRVAVPDQAAANALSQIIPAVEIPVVADIHFDYRLALSAIENGVHKLRLNPGNISNPQNVTAVVKKAQNYSIPIRIGINSGSIEKNLLKQYGVSPTAMVLSAKNHIDLLESLDFTDICVSLKASNVPLSIAAYELFSKQYNYPLHLGITEAGTLYNGTVKSAIGIGALLSRGIGNTIRVSLSDDPIQEIKCAKAILQSLNLRKFGVEIISCPTCGRTQFDLIKLVHKVEAYTQNFSADLKVAVMGCIVNGPGEAREADIGIAGGNGSGIIFKKGQIIRKVPEDELFTTFCKEFQSLL
- a CDS encoding dihydrofolate reductase; its protein translation is MIVAVSKNGQIGIANELPWNIKEDMNYFRKMTTAKTVIMGRKTFNSIGRPLPNRRNIVLTTNTDLKIAGVEVVTNFAEALIIAREEDAFVIGGGQIYELFMPYAEELYITEVDVNIDGDAAFPEYRNKFVCVETIEKSANDSKYNYRFTKWIAADEVPEGL